TCCATAAGAATTTGGTGGGTGGGAGGGAAGGTAGGTTATGATGGTTGTCTTGTTGTATTAGACAGTTGTGACCAGTGGAAGTTGtgtactttccatattttgagtgtggccaAAAGATTTTATCTTGGGGCATGTTTTGGGGAATGTGGATATTGATAATTTGTTGGATTGCAGCAGGTGGTAACCGGTTCAGTTGATCATGATTCCAGGTGTGTGTGATAGGGTCGATGAGATCAGCCACTGATTGGATTGGGTAGTAGTGAATGAGATCAAGGTCCTGTGCTTGGGGAATCCAATTTGCTTGGATAGGAGTGTTCAAACCGTTTCCGATTTGATGAAATGTGAACTGTTGTATTGTAGGGATTAAGGAGGCCATTTGTTTCCATTGTGGGCTAGATGATGAAGGAATTGGAATATTTTCTTGAAAAATCGGTATATTTTGTTGACATTTCTCATTGTACAATCTGGAACAAATGGAATTGGGTTGGTTATGGATATTCCAGATTCTCTTCATCAATAAAACTTTATTGTGTTGGCCATTTTTCCTGATGCCGAGACCTCCTATTGATATTGGTTTGTTGAGTTTGGGCCATCCTAATGGGTGCAGTTTCCGAACTAAACAGTCATGCCCCCAGAAAAAAATTCCTAACTATCTGGTCTATCTGCTTGTATATGTGAGTGGGGTACAACTGTGTTTGCGTTAGGTGGTTGGAAGTAGGAATTAAGGAAGTTTTGATGAGTACTAACCTTCCCATTTGATTAAGAGACTTTGTCATCCATCCCTGTGCCTTTCGTGCTAACCGTTGAAGGGTGGTTGAAAAATGTTACTGGAGGTTCTTCCGTGTTTGAATTGTACTCCCAAGTATATTGGTGGAATAGTGGTAGTTGGCATGTCAAAGGATTGTTTTATCTCGTCCAGTTGATGTTGTAATAGTCTTGAGTGATGAATTATTGTGGATTTTGTTGTGTTGACTTCCTGGCCTGCCGAGGAGCTGTAGGCTTGAAGAAGTATGTGGAGATGATTATTGCTTTCCGGCGATGCTTTATAAGTTATTCGCAGGTTGTCCGCATAAATCAAATGCAGGATCCGTGGAGCTTTCTGTGAAATATTTAGCCCTCCTAGTTATTAGGTAAGCAAACTAACTAACAATTTTAATTCTATTAATGGTTTAATAGCTTCGTATTTAGTATTTTTGGCATTTATTAATACCCCATTTAGCTAGTTCCATGATGACACTATAAATTAAATTTGACTTGCCAGGTGTATAGGAGCCGGCCTAGTATGATCAccttggtgttttacaccattttAAGTTAATGAAGGTAAAAATGAATTTCACTCTCAGCATTGACCTGATCAACCtaggaagaaaaaaaagtcaATGAGATTAAAGTAATCTGGATGATACGAGTAAACAAGGGGTACCAAATTAAATGGGTGTACCAAATTATAATAAGTCAAAACAAATTTTTATATGGGACAAAACAGTTTTTGTCTTGGCCTGGTACATCTCACTAAACCCGGCACCCCGTTAGCAGCCTTGGTAAATAAGACATATTACAAGGTTTAGCTGTAAAAATCCTCTCTGATGAGTGATGAGAGACTGACaccaacaaaaaccaaaaaaatagacTTTGCTCGGCCTCTCATGGCTGCCAATTAAAAGACACTTCGACTGTCAGAGGTAATGTAAGGGTTTCAATAATTACTTCGTAGAGCTCGTTTAGGTCAAGAATCTagatcctagttagtaagttcgcgaatgattcgcgaatcattcgcgaatttttccgtatcacgaattttatcgtcttattcgcgtacgtttgcaactccgaacccaaatcacgtattatgtggcattcccggattattcgcgaaccgttcacgaattttacgtattccgaatgatacgtccgcttaattcgccataaattctttagcttttacttttcaaagactccactttttgggctttactgccttccgagcatacacgaccgaatattagacgtgttgtaatttttacaaaacaaaaacgactgaagagatttgaaggtgaaggtgaaggtgagagagatctcaaactcactaaccaagcatctaaaccaccatacgacgtcctcttagataactaatgttgtatatattattaatatcatcatattaagtttattttttctttaaataactcagacatatgcataaaaattggtctatgaccttataaatacaaattatttgttatatatagataccgaattttcagagccgaactcacatttataaatcgaattatacacgtacgtatgccgttccgaattactgacgaatcacgtcccgttgaccgaattttggaccgaatctagattttacaaaaccgtatgatactcgtacgtttgccgttccgtacgtttgccgaatcccgaattgctaactaggatctaGATATTATATCAAGAATTTTTCATTTACTGTTTTTTGTTGCAGGTTCAATGTAAAGTTATCTAGTTCCaaggaaaaacaacaagaagaaatatGAAGAAGGGAAATGAACACAAGGTAtaatcttttttcttctaatattccatcTTATTTCTCTTTCTTCGGTTAGCAGCAGTCTCTTGTTGAATTCTCAAGGTTTTTGAACGAAACATTTATGTTTTATCGATTGTTGTTATAAATGAAGGTTTAATTTTTAGTGGGATGAATAAATCTTAGGATGGTTTCATCAAATTAGAGACGTTATTGAAAGATTTTCGGAGGGTTATATATCAAACTTGAATACAGCAAAAAGGCCCCCCTTACCGCCTTAGATAAGCTATATCAGCTTTTCATCTGCTTTAGTCTGAATaaacaatttagggtttggatGTCAGTTTAAATAAAATCTGGAAAAGACAGTTTTGAAATATGTGACCTTGCTCAAACACTGTTCTAGTTTAAGGGCTTCATGTACATCAGGTGTCTACATTTGTGTTTTTCACATTTCAAACCTGTAACATCAAATTTCCATTTAGGTTTTATCATCGTAGGGCTACATTGTTCCAATTGCTATGAATATATGATAAATTTTTAACTTAGTTAGGAAAAGGTTAAGATTTTATTGAAAAATTAGTTATGATTCTTTCACTTACGATTTTTCTGAAATGACAAGTACATTGGGTTAGTAGTCTTGGCTTATTCCGAAGTCTTTAAACGTGCAAGTTGGAGCATTACATTGGTGTATGCATTTTGCGTTAAGTTGATGCTCTGTAGAAAATCATTGCACTTTCTTGACATGTTTATGTATAAAGGGTTGTTCCTTACTTTTTATTTTCAGTATGCGATGTCTATACCCTCCACATTACTGCTTTAGATTGATCTTAGCAAGATGGAAATCCTCCACTAGATACTATGGATGTGTATGATGGCTGTAATAATATCTATGCACTGCCTAGTCATGGAGAGTGTTCCATCctgttttatattttatttagaATGAAtgctttttcattttaaacttggGAGACTATCTGTCTCTTCATGCAAGACCTCCTACATACAGTGTTGTTATCTTTTTCATGAAAGACATAACCGTCAAATTGAATGTCTCGATCTTGAATTGCATGAATCGTTATTATTTTCAACTTATCGTACTTATATATTTTTGAAGgttttgatgatgttgttgtttcttcttGCAGATGCCAAGGATGGAGGACATTCTTAACCTTCCAGTGCAAGATCCCCATGTGCAGAGTTCTCTGCAGCTCTTATAAACTGGGTAAAAGTCGAAGGTGGACGCCAAGGTGGTGATGATGTTGCCCTAATCCCATTCTCTAGAGTGGATGATTTTGTTAAAGGTGAGTCTGCAAATGTAGAATGCCCTGCCAGTTTCCGTGTTGAGTCAAGAAGAAAGAGAACTGAAGGAAGCGTAAGCAAGCCTAGGGTTGATAGCTACCTCGAATACACACTGTATGCCTTCACCAACAACTTATTACTCTTGCTATCTTAGGTCACTGTTTGGTGGGTGACTTTGCTCACCCACACACTAAGCTAAGTGAGCAAAACCAACCATCACTAGGAAGTGGGACTATTAAGTGGTCAAACCCATCATTTTTAGTAGCATGACATCCCACGGCTCAGTAATTGGTGGTTTGCTGTCCAGCTTACCAAGTGGGTGGCAAAATTGCCCTTCCACTTGCTTTAAACTAGCTCATTTTTTTATCGTGATTCTATAGATATTGGTGTTCTTATGGCCCTGAAGACTACCGACATAGTGATTCAGGCGTGGGGGATAACTTAAATTCTAAACCCCAATCAGGGAAAGGCAGCAGGCCTGGAAGGCGGCATATGATGAGAGGGTGCCTATGTCACTTCACTGTAAAGCGCTTATATACACGTCCTCATCTTGCACTCATTATATACAGTCAGCGAAGCCATGTAGATAAAACAGGGTCCCCATGCCATGGAATACTTGACAGGGATGCTGTCGGAACTAGAGCTATGCATGCTCCTCGAATCTCAGATGAACTACGTCAGAAGGTGATGTCTATGCTTTACGTTGGAATATCTTGGGATGATATTATTCAGCACCACACTGACGTAGTAGAGAGGCATGGTGGTGGTCCCAGCAATCGTGATGACTTTCTCACTCGGAATGATGTTAGGAACATGTAAAGGGTGATTAAACATTCCACACGCGAAGTACATGAAAATGATGTGGATAGCATACCAATGTGGGTTCACCGACATCAAAAGCATGTTTTCTTCTTCCGTGATGCATCTGTTACAGAATCATTTGTTTTGGGTTTACAGACGGAGTGGCAGTTGCAACAGATGCTCCATTACGGGAATAATAGTTCGATTGCCTTCCATTCAACATTTGGTTTGAAGAAGTTCAAGGTACGTGGATCACTATAATAATGGTGCTCGCTTGTTTAGAACCCATAGGTCATCCATGTGTAAACTAAATTGCTAAAGCTAAGGTCCGGGGTTGCGCAGATACTTGTAGGGGTTGTCCGTACCCCTGTCAGATACCTATTTGTTGTCAAAAGGTAAAGCTTTTTTCAAAAATGCCGTATCGGACTCTCGGAAGTGTATCAGTGTCGGACACCCGCACCAGTATTCGTGCAATCCAGCTAAGGTCTAATTAACAAGGATACATGTGTGGTGATTGGAGTGTCCCACTGGTCTGAGGTGTCTGACACAATGAGTTGGTCAGTACCCCTAACGTCAACGGCTATAAATGTACATACATACTTGTATAGGTAGTTATGTGCATTACATCTTGTCATTATTTGTAATATGCAGTACTTATGGATCTAGAATTGTTAAATATAGACCAAAAGTGCTTACTTGAATTACTTATTGTGTCCAAACATTATTATGTGCAGTACACACAATTGTCTACAGAGTACACCTAAAATTTTGTGCAAGCACCCTGTTTTGTGTCTGTTAGAGTCAGCCACGAGCATCCATGTGTGGTTATGTTGTCACTATAAAATGAAATAGTGGAGTGTGCTAGTTACATAGGTTATAGAGTCTATGATCATCTAAATGAGCTAGTGTGTAGTTTAAACAATTTTATGGAAAATGCTTGTGGAAGAATGAACCCTATTCTGGGGTAGAAACTGGCTTATCCGACCGTCTCAAACTCTCTGTTATTACATTCTTATTGATTGCCGTTGCCAAATCAATTTCCTTTTGTGTTTTCTGATCACAGCATCCGTTATGTACATTACTAGTTTTCGACTCTTTCCAAAATGCAATTCCTGTTGCGTGGATCATTACTTCTTGTTTTAATGGTCAAGATATTCCCCGTTGGATGGTACCTCTTGTTGAAAGAATCCGAACGAAGGATCCTAGGTGGAAACCCAATGCCTTTTTAATTGATGATCCATCTTTTGAGATCTCTATCCTCAGGTACCTCTTAAATGACTACTTTACTTTGTATCTATAAATTTTTCTAGGATTATTGTATAAAATCTTGATATCATGCTCCTGACATTCAGAGATGCTTTCCAGTGCCGGGTCATTTTATGCCTCTGGCATGTTCGACGCTCTTGGATGAAAAGCTTGCTGAAGAAATGTGGTAGCTTGATCCTGCAGCAAGAAATGTTCAAGTACCTTGGCCGTATTTTATATAGTGTTAGGGATGGGCCAAGTGTGATAGATGCAATCGAAGAGTTCATGCAGATATTTGTTGATCAGTTCTCCTTCATGGAATACTTCAGGGACCGATGGTTACCAAGGATAGGTATTCATCCTATGCTATCCAGAGTCTTCTTTGTTGTGCACATTCTCTTGTTTCATAGCTTTTTAATTTCCTGTTCCAGCACCCAGCTGTTCATATTTAAATTACAGTGTTCTATCTTGTCTTGCAGATATGTGGGTGAATGCAATGAGGCTTCTCCCTATAGCAAATCAAGAATTTAACGGCGCTATCGAGTCTTATGACTTAAATCTGAAATCCAAACTTTTTAGTGAACAACATTCTGGTTCTTGGATGAGAGTTGATTGGCTTGTCCATACATTAACCACTGAATTCCACTCCTTGTATTGGTTCGCTCAATACACTGAAGAAACCGGCTACTTTAGAAACTTGAAAGATCACACTTTCTCAGCAAACTCTTGGTATCGAGCATTACAGATTCCCGATATTGATGTCTTATTGGATGATGAAGAACTGCGGATAGTTCGGGTCATTTCGCAATCTAACAGAAGCGTGGCTTATACAATTTGGAACCCCGGTTCAGAATTCTCTTTTTGTGATTGCCCATGGTCAAGATTGGGAAATCTCTGTAAGCACGTGATCAAGGTCTGCATACTATTTAGGAATCGTCAGGTTGCAAGACCATCAATTGCTGCACAAACTTATCGGCAGGCTTTACTAAATCTTTTAAACAATCCTCCAGATGATCCAATTGTTCTTAATCATGCCATTTTACAAGTTAACCGTATCCAACAGGACATCAAGGGTCTGGAGGACTTATCTAATAGCGGGCTTCTCCAACCGTTAACTACACTTGAGACGAATGGTCATGTTGTTTTAGATAATCTCCTGCCTTCACCAGGTCTTCAATGAATCTTACAGGCAAAAGTTTGTACAAGGTAATCCTTTTATTTCGCCTTTTTCTTTAGTCATGTTCTCCACCTTGAAGGATTACAGATTTTGTAGTTGTGGTACTGGTAACTGGTAAAATTGTTAGTATTCTTGTAAATCAAAAGTGCTGTACCAGTTGAAGTTGGAAAGAAAGAGTTACGATGTTCGTCTTTTGCGGAACAATTAACAAAAAAATGTCACTCAACCGTGTACTATTTCCGTTTCTAGAAAAGAGGTATTGGAATTGGACCGATGGAGTATTATTTAAATACCGACAATATATCTTGTTTGTTTACccttgactcatctgagtcgtctggatttGACTGAAATCACCCGACTCAACTCGATCtgactcgatatgtttgttttgagtcagatctgactcaaaaatatgtgagtcagtgATTTGGTCCCACGAGTCATAGGGTATTTTATTATCCGACTCAAATGGATCCgaatcaggggttatgtctgagtcagaggcgAATCAGATCCGACTCGAAATGGAAAACAAACACTACTCTCGATCCGAGTCAGgatttgactcagatccagatgtcgagtcagctgcaaacaaacaagatctCAGTTAAAAAGGTAATTAcctgttttaatttcttaatcaCTGATTCACTGATGACGTATTATCAAAGGTTTTAGTCGCTTCGCGTGCTAAACATCATTGTGACTTAACAAACTTATCGATTAACTAAACCGGTTAGGTTAATCCATGATGTCTTTCTTAAAATAAAAAGTTTGTTTTACTAACCTTTGTTCGTTAAGAACCCTGATGAACCTTATCTTAAGAATTACTAATACTATAATTTGGTTTTGAGCTGTTCTTGTTTGTACTTTTCTTTCTACATTCATTTTCATGTCGACAGGCGGTTGATTAATTATAGGATTAAGGATGATTGTAGAAGAATAAAGTTTGAgacaaaaaggaagaaattgttgaaAATGGATCTATTAGGTATAATTCTGTTGTGCCAATTATGTGTCTTTTAGAggtttgaattatgaagattgaAAATTCTTCAGGTTGCCATTTTCTGTCATTTTGGCATTGTATTGATGATAGTTCGATTCTACATTAAAAGTATTGTATGAAAACCAAGTCAACTCAATATAATGATGAAGAGAAAATCCCTAACAACCCATGTGAGTTTTAGGTAATTAGGGACCATTTTGATGACATAAAAACTAGTCTATTTAGTTGGCCAAATTCAAAACAGCTCATTTAACAATAACTGATTTGATAACGAATGAGACAAACACATAGTGGTATATGAGAAAGTGCAATATATGGCACAAATAAGATGGAAAGATCATCTATGTGCGGTGGTCACTTGGCAGTTGGCacacatttttttaattttaatacgAAACGGGGATTTTATTCATTGATGGGCTATTGCTAATTCCAGCCAGGAAGGCATTATATTTTACCATTTTTCAGTAAAAATAATACTCCcttcgttctttttt
The nucleotide sequence above comes from Papaver somniferum cultivar HN1 chromosome 8, ASM357369v1, whole genome shotgun sequence. Encoded proteins:
- the LOC113303671 gene encoding uncharacterized protein LOC113303671 isoform X2; the encoded protein is MILLKTEWQLQQMLHYGNNSSIAFHSTFGLKKFKHPLCTLLVFDSFQNAIPVAWIITSCFNGQDIPRWMVPLVERIRTKDPRWKPNAFLIDDPSFEISILRDAFQCRVILCLWHVRRSWMKSLLKKCGSLILQQEMFKYLGRILYSVRDGPSVIDAIEEFMQIFVDQFSFMEYFRDRWLPRIDMWVNAMRLLPIANQEFNGAIESYDLNLKSKLFSEQHSGSWMRVDWLVHTLTTEFHSLYWFAQYTEETGYFRNLKDHTFSANSWYRALQIPDIDVLLDDEELRIVRVISQSNRSVAYTIWNPGSEFSFCDCPWSRLGNLCKHVIKVCILFRNRQVARPSIAAQTYRQALLNLLNNPPDDPIVLNHAILQVNRIQQDIKGLEDLSNSGLLQPLTTLETNGHVVLDNLLPSPGLQ
- the LOC113303671 gene encoding uncharacterized protein LOC113303671 isoform X1, producing MWVHRHQKHVFFFRDASVTESFVLGLQTEWQLQQMLHYGNNSSIAFHSTFGLKKFKHPLCTLLVFDSFQNAIPVAWIITSCFNGQDIPRWMVPLVERIRTKDPRWKPNAFLIDDPSFEISILRDAFQCRVILCLWHVRRSWMKSLLKKCGSLILQQEMFKYLGRILYSVRDGPSVIDAIEEFMQIFVDQFSFMEYFRDRWLPRIDMWVNAMRLLPIANQEFNGAIESYDLNLKSKLFSEQHSGSWMRVDWLVHTLTTEFHSLYWFAQYTEETGYFRNLKDHTFSANSWYRALQIPDIDVLLDDEELRIVRVISQSNRSVAYTIWNPGSEFSFCDCPWSRLGNLCKHVIKVCILFRNRQVARPSIAAQTYRQALLNLLNNPPDDPIVLNHAILQVNRIQQDIKGLEDLSNSGLLQPLTTLETNGHVVLDNLLPSPGLQ
- the LOC113303671 gene encoding uncharacterized protein LOC113303671 isoform X3; translated protein: MLHYGNNSSIAFHSTFGLKKFKHPLCTLLVFDSFQNAIPVAWIITSCFNGQDIPRWMVPLVERIRTKDPRWKPNAFLIDDPSFEISILRDAFQCRVILCLWHVRRSWMKSLLKKCGSLILQQEMFKYLGRILYSVRDGPSVIDAIEEFMQIFVDQFSFMEYFRDRWLPRIDMWVNAMRLLPIANQEFNGAIESYDLNLKSKLFSEQHSGSWMRVDWLVHTLTTEFHSLYWFAQYTEETGYFRNLKDHTFSANSWYRALQIPDIDVLLDDEELRIVRVISQSNRSVAYTIWNPGSEFSFCDCPWSRLGNLCKHVIKVCILFRNRQVARPSIAAQTYRQALLNLLNNPPDDPIVLNHAILQVNRIQQDIKGLEDLSNSGLLQPLTTLETNGHVVLDNLLPSPGLQ
- the LOC113303671 gene encoding uncharacterized protein LOC113303671 isoform X4, which translates into the protein MVPLVERIRTKDPRWKPNAFLIDDPSFEISILRDAFQCRVILCLWHVRRSWMKSLLKKCGSLILQQEMFKYLGRILYSVRDGPSVIDAIEEFMQIFVDQFSFMEYFRDRWLPRIDMWVNAMRLLPIANQEFNGAIESYDLNLKSKLFSEQHSGSWMRVDWLVHTLTTEFHSLYWFAQYTEETGYFRNLKDHTFSANSWYRALQIPDIDVLLDDEELRIVRVISQSNRSVAYTIWNPGSEFSFCDCPWSRLGNLCKHVIKVCILFRNRQVARPSIAAQTYRQALLNLLNNPPDDPIVLNHAILQVNRIQQDIKGLEDLSNSGLLQPLTTLETNGHVVLDNLLPSPGLQ